The proteins below come from a single Rosa rugosa chromosome 2, drRosRugo1.1, whole genome shotgun sequence genomic window:
- the LOC133731354 gene encoding ACT domain-containing protein ACR9-like has product LWVVPHSNSTTLKWSNLENQLLSVCPSCSVPYYFYPQTTCSSPPAVYLLKFLCCDRNGLLHDVTEILSDLELSIQRVKVTTTPDDRVLDLFFITDNMDLLHTKERQDKTLKQLQAVLGESCTSCELQLVGPQYDPHHGIPSLSPLVAEELFRCELLDKEIRSQALSPDMTKFKKANVTIDNSLSPAHTLLQIHCADHKGLLYDIMRTLKDSNIKVLTEGKQKDVLKAAGALSSHICEV; this is encoded by the exons TTATGGGTGGTTCCTCATTCTAACTCAACAACATTGAAATGGTCGAATTTGGAGAACCAGCTCCTATCCGTGTGCCCGTCATGTTCTGTTCCGTATTACTTCTACCCTCAGACTACATGTTCCTCGCCCCCTGCAGTTTATCTATTGAAGTTTCTTTGCTGTGACCGTAATGGATTATTGCATG aTGTCACTGAAATTCTGTCTGATCTTGAGCTTTCGATTCAAAGGGTGAAAGTGACAACAACACCAGATGACAGGGTCTTGGACCTGTTCTTCATAACAGATAACAT GGATCTTCTGCACACAAAGGAGCGGCAAGATAAGACATTGAAACAGTTGCAAGCCGTATTGGGTGAGTCGTGTACCAGTTGCGAACTTCAGTTGGTAGGTCCTCAGTATGATCCCCACCATGGCATTCCTTCTCTGTCTCCATTAGTAGCTGAAGAGCTATTTAGGTGTGAGCTGTTGGATAAAGAAATCCGTTCTCAAGCTCTTAGTCCTGATATGACGAAATTCAAGAAAGCTAATGTAACAATAGACAACTCATTGAGCCCAGCACATACATTACTTCAGATCCACTGTGCTGATCACAAGGGTCTCTTGTATGACATTATGAGAACTTTGAAAGACAGCAACATCAAG GTTCTTACTGAGGGTAAACAAAAGGATGTACTTAAAGCTGCTGGTGCATTGTCTTCACATATTTGTGAGGTTTAG